The Aedes aegypti strain LVP_AGWG chromosome 3, AaegL5.0 Primary Assembly, whole genome shotgun sequence genome contains a region encoding:
- the LOC5563690 gene encoding sn1-specific diacylglycerol lipase beta, with product MPALRLFGRKWLAASDDLVFPCVFEIVFRIVWLGLISCVTSTYWSVTAECDEQAGLAVRIYLVGTLALISINIVLLVLLVNRSAQGSITEVQKRRWVAPLLVVKILLILPETGLNVFGTMWAFCGTIECKSEDKITRTVIEAIVLFNWVVFALIIFGLAIVFDPLGSAKYKNGRDSNDNGPTESAIHRKVSKLWFRRFRWAFCCLRKDEFGHEAFTQVASLLSALFRGTDLVPSDIMAGCVLLRVRQKRETREMRRIRMLNDDGPRYSTDITRVFATSPAWMTIKNARHFLRFALAAYGWPMVCYMHCCTGPYRLVPKMTCCACFRRKPQIIIDDNCCLCHVSGVRYTSRIRSEDVLHASFKNHVFELPFCVLADHSTKSIVISIRGSLSMRDVFTDLVANAERFDAPGMPPDSSAHRGMVAGVDCLLKRLREGNMLERIFNTYPEYTLVLTGHSLGAGVSILLAAKLRSRFPDLRVYAFATPAGLLSREAARYTESYAFTIGVGDDFVMRLGVDSIENLRTSVIETIRACKLPKWRIMLNGFGYALFGVPSRDLETTWHDVTEITKKAAGQSPLLGERPIQTVATAEGGLLSSEISKRRFAKTRLYTGGRILHIVRRKKTELEKKTNTGGPTFEMRWATAEDFTELKVMPRMLLDHLPDNVFRTLTKILEEQKTHNGSMLSLQEI from the exons ATGCCAGCGTTGCGTTTGTTCGGCCGGAAATGGTTAGCCGCGTCGGACGACCTTGTGTTTCCGTGCGTGTTCGAGATCGTGTTCCGGATCGTATG GCTCGGGCTGATATCATGCGTGACGTCGACGTACTGGAGCGTGACCGCGGAGTGCGATGAACAGGCCGGCCTAGCCGTGCGCATCTACCTAGTAGGAACCCTAGCATTAATTAGTATAAATATAGTTCTACTCGTGCTGCTGGTAAACCGCAGCGCCCAGGGCAGCATCACCGAAGTGCAGAAGCGCCGCTGGGTGGCGCCTCTTCTGGTTGTTAA GATTCTTCTAATCCTGCCAGAAACTGGACTGAACGTCTTCGGAACGATGTGGGCCTTCTGCGGAACCATCGAGTGCAAGAGTGAAGACAAAATAACTCGAACTGTGATCGAAG CAATCGTACTATTCAACTGGGTAGTCTTTGCGCTTATTATCTTCGGATTAGCAATAGTATTTGACCCGCTGGGGTCGGCCAAATATAAGAACGGCAGGGATAGTAACGATAACGGTCCCACCGAGTCGGCAATCCACCGAAAGGTCTCGAAACTATGGTTCCGGAGGTTCCGGTGGGCCTTCTGCTGCCTGCGGAAGGACGAATTTGGCCACGAGGCATTTACGCAGGTGGCCAGTCTACTCAGTGCACTCTTCCGGGGGACGGATCTGGTTCCTTCGGATATCATGGCCGGGTGTGTGCTGCTGAGGGTCCGTCAGAAACGAGAAACCCGCGAAATGCGGCGAATACGTATGCTGAACGACGATGGGCCGCGATATTCTACGGATATTACCAGGGTGTTTGCCACGTCTCCGGCGTGGATGACGATCAAAAATGCACGGCACTTTTTGAGATTCGCCCTGGCTGCCTATGGGTGGCCCATGGTGTGCTACATGCACTGCTGCACCGGACCGTACCGGTTGGTTCCCAAGATGACATGTTGCGCCTGCTTCCG tcgAAAACCACAAATCATCATAGATGATAACTGTTGCCTATGCCACGTTTCCGGCGTTCGGTATACATCACGAATCCGCAGCGAAGACGTTCTACACGCGTCATTCAAAAATCACGTATTTGAG TTACCATTCTGCGTTCTGGCAGATCACAGTACCAAGAGTATCGTCATATCCATCCGAGGAAGTCTATCGATGCGTGACGTCTTCACGGATCTGGTAGCCAATGCGGAGCGTTTCGATGCGCCAGGGATGCCTCCGGATTCATCCGCCCATCGAGGTATGGTGGCCGGCGTGGATTGCTTGCTGAAGCGACTTCGAGAGGGTAACATGCTGGAGCGGATCTTCAACACCTACCCGGAGTACACCTTGGTCCTGACGGGGCACAGCCTGGGAGCTGGTGTTTCCATTCTGTTGGCAGCGAAACTGAGGAGTCGTTTCCCGGATTTGCGAGTGTACGCTTTTGCCACTCCGGCAGGTTTGCTCAGTCGGGAAGCTGCGCGGTATACGGAGAGCTATGCTTTTACTATCGGAGTCGGagatgatttcgttatgcggCTGGGTGTGGATTCGATCGAAAATTTGCGGACCAGCGTCATCGAGACGATTCGGGCGTGTAAGCTGCCGAAG TGGCGCATCATGTTGAACGGCTTCGGGTACGCCTTGTTTGGCGTACCGTCGCGCGATTTGGAAACCACGTGGCACGACGTAACGGAAATCACCAAGAAAGCTGCCGGTCAAAGTCCGCTGCTGGGCGAGCGGCCCATCCAGACAGTGGCCACTGCA GAAGGTGGATTGCTGTCGAGCGAAATCTCCAAGCGACGCTTCGCCAAAACTCGTTTGTACACAGGAGGAAGAATCTTACATATTGTACGGCGGAAGAAAACTGAGTTGGAAAA